The Kaustia mangrovi genome has a segment encoding these proteins:
- a CDS encoding Ldh family oxidoreductase codes for MSEPQMHTVSAEVLKRQILAILDAWGLPREQAEAAAQLLVEANLAGIDSHGVSLLDFYRVQMAAGRIVPDPEIATVVDRAAIAVLDGGGGFGHLVSLRATELAMRKAAAFGVGAVAVRNSHHFGAAGPYVRRIAAGGQVGFCTTAVWRPSIVPTRGREPMLGTNPIAFAAPGRNNRPFVLDMATSTAAIGKMRVKKFSGLPLPEGWSQDREGGWETDPDRALADPRLSPLGGEEERGGHKGYGLAAMVEVLSTVLAGATFAPIRPEAQERHDVGHFFLALDPALFRPEGGFEEDLDSFVNALRASEPVDTSQPVQVPGDPEYRREEERRTNGIPLTASLVSRLREIASEAGAPFMLDAGNETEMQLGAG; via the coding sequence ATGAGCGAGCCACAGATGCATACCGTTTCCGCCGAGGTGCTGAAGCGGCAGATTCTTGCCATCCTCGATGCCTGGGGGCTGCCCCGGGAGCAGGCGGAGGCGGCCGCGCAACTGCTTGTCGAGGCCAATCTCGCCGGAATCGACAGCCATGGCGTATCGCTGCTCGACTTCTACCGGGTCCAGATGGCCGCCGGCCGCATCGTGCCGGATCCGGAGATCGCGACCGTGGTCGACCGCGCTGCGATTGCCGTTCTGGACGGCGGCGGGGGCTTCGGCCATCTGGTCTCGCTCAGGGCGACGGAGCTTGCCATGCGCAAGGCGGCGGCATTCGGCGTCGGCGCGGTCGCGGTGCGCAACTCCCATCATTTCGGCGCGGCGGGCCCCTATGTCCGGCGGATCGCGGCGGGCGGCCAGGTGGGGTTCTGCACCACTGCCGTCTGGCGGCCTTCCATCGTGCCGACGCGCGGGCGCGAGCCGATGCTCGGCACGAACCCGATCGCCTTCGCCGCGCCCGGCCGCAACAATCGTCCGTTCGTCCTGGACATGGCGACCTCCACGGCGGCCATCGGCAAGATGCGGGTGAAGAAATTCTCCGGCCTTCCGCTGCCGGAGGGCTGGTCGCAGGACCGCGAGGGCGGCTGGGAGACGGATCCCGACCGCGCGCTCGCCGATCCGCGCCTGTCGCCGCTCGGCGGCGAGGAGGAGCGTGGAGGCCACAAGGGTTACGGGCTCGCGGCGATGGTGGAGGTGCTGTCCACCGTCCTGGCGGGCGCGACCTTCGCCCCGATCCGGCCCGAGGCCCAGGAGCGCCACGATGTCGGGCACTTCTTCCTCGCGCTCGACCCGGCCCTGTTCCGGCCGGAGGGCGGCTTCGAGGAGGATCTGGACAGCTTCGTGAACGCCTTGCGCGCAAGCGAGCCGGTTGATACATCGCAGCCGGTCCAGGTTCCCGGAGACCCCGAATACCGCCGCGAGGAAGAACGGCGGACGAACGGCATACCGCTGACGGCAAGCCTTGTGTCCCGGCTGCGCGAGATCGCGTCGGAGGCGGGCGCGCCGTTCATGTTGGACGCTGGAAACGAGACGGAAATGCAGCTCGGCGCCGGCTGA
- a CDS encoding FadR/GntR family transcriptional regulator, translating into MTRDKMTQHATLAHMPPADDDDAAHSGLLLRQSRLTDQVYELLLLEIARGAYVIGERLPSEPQLCTEFGVSRPVIREALARLRADDIVRSRRGSGTYVVREPSHDFAALAPSGALAEIQRANEFRIGMETEAAALAAIRRNADDLKAMETANEAVAAALEADEVGAEADLDFHRAVALATRNHLFVQGIQMLSAPILTSITVARRLKQIGNRDRLNEVLAEHEEVLAAIRRQDAETARTAMHAHMTKSRDRMHGFMTD; encoded by the coding sequence ATGACGCGGGACAAGATGACGCAGCACGCCACGCTGGCGCACATGCCTCCGGCCGACGACGACGATGCGGCCCATTCCGGCCTTCTACTGCGCCAGTCCCGGCTGACGGATCAGGTCTACGAGCTGCTTCTCCTGGAGATCGCCCGGGGCGCCTATGTCATCGGCGAGCGGCTGCCCTCCGAACCGCAGCTATGCACGGAATTCGGCGTGTCGCGGCCGGTCATCCGCGAGGCGCTCGCCCGCCTGCGCGCCGACGACATCGTGCGCAGCCGGCGCGGCTCGGGCACCTATGTGGTGCGCGAGCCAAGCCACGATTTCGCGGCCCTCGCCCCCTCCGGCGCGCTGGCGGAGATCCAGCGCGCCAACGAGTTCCGCATCGGCATGGAGACGGAGGCCGCCGCACTCGCCGCCATCAGGCGCAACGCCGACGACCTCAAGGCCATGGAGACGGCCAACGAGGCCGTCGCCGCCGCGCTCGAGGCCGACGAGGTCGGCGCGGAGGCCGATCTGGACTTCCATCGCGCCGTGGCGCTCGCCACCCGCAACCACCTGTTCGTTCAGGGCATCCAGATGCTGAGCGCGCCGATCCTCACCTCCATCACGGTCGCCCGCCGGCTCAAGCAGATCGGCAATCGCGACCGGCTGAACGAGGTGCTCGCCGAGCATGAGGAGGTGCTTGCCGCGATCCGCAGGCAGGATGCCGAGACCGCCCGCACGGCCATGCATGCCCACATGACGAAATCGCGCGACCGCATGCACGGTTTCATGACAGACTGA
- a CDS encoding dihydrodipicolinate synthase family protein — MTTQHSAGLAGVLSPVVTPFTEDLKPDADRWIRQCRWLLSQNCGLAVFGTNSEANSMAGSERMALLERLIEAGVDTGRMMPGTGACSLTETVEVTAHAVGLGCAGVLMLPPFYYKGVPDEGLYRHYSEVIQRVGDSRLKIYLYHIPPVAQVPISLDLIARLTADYPDTVVGIKDSSGDWSNTKAMLDRFPGFRVFAGSEAFLLDNMRNGGVGCISATANINPAAIHDLYANWQAGDADERQKALTDFRQAVAQYPMIPALKQTVAHFTGDAGWARVRPPLVELTADQKAGLVAELERRGFAMPGLREMA; from the coding sequence ATGACGACACAGCACTCCGCTGGTCTAGCCGGCGTTCTCTCGCCGGTCGTGACCCCGTTCACCGAAGACCTGAAGCCCGACGCCGACCGGTGGATCCGGCAATGCCGCTGGCTCCTCTCGCAGAATTGCGGCCTGGCGGTCTTCGGCACCAACAGCGAGGCCAACTCCATGGCCGGGTCGGAGCGCATGGCGCTGCTGGAGAGGCTGATCGAGGCGGGTGTCGATACCGGACGGATGATGCCCGGAACGGGCGCCTGCTCGCTGACGGAAACCGTCGAGGTCACCGCCCATGCGGTCGGGCTCGGCTGCGCCGGCGTGCTGATGCTGCCGCCCTTCTACTACAAGGGCGTGCCCGACGAGGGGCTCTATCGCCATTATTCGGAGGTGATCCAGCGCGTGGGCGACAGCCGGCTGAAGATCTACCTCTATCACATCCCGCCGGTCGCCCAGGTGCCGATCAGCCTCGATCTCATCGCGCGGCTGACCGCGGACTATCCCGACACCGTGGTCGGCATCAAGGACAGCTCGGGCGACTGGAGCAACACCAAGGCGATGCTCGACCGGTTCCCGGGCTTCCGCGTCTTCGCCGGGTCGGAGGCGTTCCTGCTCGACAATATGCGCAATGGCGGGGTGGGCTGCATCTCCGCGACCGCCAACATCAATCCGGCGGCGATCCACGACCTCTATGCCAACTGGCAGGCCGGCGATGCCGACGAACGCCAGAAGGCGCTGACCGATTTCCGCCAGGCGGTCGCGCAATATCCGATGATCCCGGCGCTCAAGCAGACCGTCGCCCATTTCACGGGCGATGCCGGCTGGGCCCGCGTGCGCCCGCCGCTCGTCGAGCTGACGGCGGACCAGAAGGCCGGCCTCGTCGCGGAGCTGGAACGGCGCGGCTTCGCCATGCCGGGCCTGCGCGAGATGGCCTGA
- a CDS encoding dihydrodipicolinate synthase family protein, with translation MKTTAVERADLARSVLSVPPLARNADLSLDVEANAALIRYLEAGGVTTLMYGGNANFYNIDLAQFAETLGMLQDKAGADSWVIPSVGPDYGRAMDQVAVLREHDAFPTVMVLPLNFPATPDGVATGVRRFAERYGKPIVLYVKNEGYITPELAGKLADDGLVCAMKYAVVREDPSKDALLSDILQKVDPDMVISGIGERPAITHVTQFGLTAFTSGSVCVAPRSSTALLHALKRGDVAEAETIRERFLPLEDLRDGISPIRVLHDAVTLAGIADMGPMLPMLSNLSGDERARVEPVARELAALDASLADAA, from the coding sequence GTGAAGACGACAGCCGTTGAGCGTGCCGACCTCGCGCGCTCGGTTCTCTCCGTGCCGCCGCTTGCCCGCAACGCCGATCTGAGCCTCGATGTGGAGGCCAATGCCGCGCTCATCCGCTATCTGGAGGCGGGGGGCGTCACGACGCTCATGTATGGCGGCAACGCCAATTTCTACAATATCGACCTCGCCCAGTTCGCCGAGACGCTCGGCATGCTGCAGGACAAGGCCGGGGCCGACAGCTGGGTCATCCCCTCCGTCGGGCCGGACTATGGCCGCGCGATGGATCAGGTCGCGGTGCTCAGGGAGCACGACGCCTTCCCGACCGTCATGGTGCTGCCGCTCAACTTCCCGGCGACGCCCGACGGCGTGGCGACCGGCGTGCGCCGCTTCGCGGAGCGCTATGGCAAGCCCATCGTCCTCTATGTGAAGAACGAGGGCTACATCACGCCGGAGCTCGCCGGCAAGCTCGCCGATGACGGGCTCGTCTGCGCCATGAAATACGCCGTGGTGCGCGAGGACCCCTCGAAGGATGCGCTCCTGTCGGACATCCTCCAGAAGGTCGATCCGGATATGGTCATCAGCGGCATCGGCGAACGCCCGGCGATCACCCATGTGACGCAGTTCGGCCTCACGGCCTTCACCTCCGGTTCCGTCTGCGTGGCGCCGCGCAGCTCCACCGCGCTGCTCCATGCGCTCAAGCGCGGCGACGTGGCCGAGGCGGAGACGATCCGCGAGCGCTTCCTGCCGCTCGAGGATCTGCGCGACGGCATCAGCCCGATCCGCGTGCTGCACGACGCGGTGACGCTGGCCGGCATCGCGGATATGGGGCCGATGCTGCCCATGCTGTCCAACCTGTCCGGCGACGAGCGCGCGCGGGTCGAGCCCGTCGCCAGGGAGCTGGCGGCGCTCGATGCCAGCCTTGCCGACGCGGCCTGA
- a CDS encoding TRAP transporter permease — MAEDVAEAKSPYEVWSRRLITAVAVSMSLFHLYIAFFGPPNAFTLRSAHLGFALVLVFMSLPARSGGRHDRPGVIDWAMVAGALAATAYPIIEQTYFNTRMAYVGPVSATDIFFAVLMMMVVLEGTRRAIGPILPITAIIFLAYQLAFTSIDPVRLLEYQYMTTDALFGIPVQVSATYVVLFVMFGALCERMGVGRLFMDFALALTGHSSGGPAKVAVVSSGIFGSISGSAVANVMTTGAFTIPLMKRIGYRPAFAGAVEAVASTGGQIMPPIMGAAAFVMAEFLGVSYLTVASFAILPAVLYYFAVFLAVHLEARRLGMKGLPRADLPRLKEVLVERGHLFGPIVVIVGALLWGYSAQFSALCGILSVVPLALLRKGTRKEVTFGRIVESLADGARNAVIVAMACATAGIVIGVIAQTGLGLTFTGIVKAVSQDSLVLALILTMVAGIVLGMGMPTTPAYIVQVALLVPALVRLGVQVEAAHLFVLYFAILSAITPPVAIAVYAACGIARSPIWDTSVTAVKLALPGYIIPFMFVFGPSLLLIGDWTTVLLSVVTSFCGIAFLSVGLQGYLVGPISWLPRLMFVGAAFVLIKPGLVTDAVGAALAIGGVLVDYGMRRIAASREPQQVSGGDQ, encoded by the coding sequence ATGGCAGAGGACGTCGCAGAGGCGAAGTCGCCCTATGAGGTCTGGAGCAGGAGGCTGATCACGGCGGTCGCCGTGTCGATGAGCCTCTTTCATCTTTACATCGCCTTTTTCGGGCCGCCCAACGCCTTCACCCTGCGCTCCGCGCATCTCGGCTTCGCGCTGGTGCTGGTCTTCATGTCCCTGCCCGCGCGCTCCGGTGGCCGCCACGACCGGCCCGGCGTGATCGATTGGGCGATGGTGGCCGGCGCGCTCGCCGCGACCGCCTATCCGATCATCGAGCAGACCTATTTCAACACGCGCATGGCCTATGTCGGGCCGGTCAGCGCGACCGACATCTTCTTCGCCGTGCTGATGATGATGGTGGTGCTGGAGGGGACGAGGCGCGCCATCGGGCCCATCCTCCCGATCACCGCGATCATATTCCTGGCCTATCAGCTCGCCTTCACCTCGATAGATCCCGTCCGGCTGCTCGAATACCAGTACATGACCACCGACGCCCTGTTCGGCATTCCCGTGCAGGTGTCGGCCACCTATGTGGTGCTGTTCGTGATGTTCGGCGCGCTGTGCGAGCGCATGGGGGTCGGACGGCTGTTCATGGATTTCGCGCTCGCGCTGACCGGCCACAGCTCCGGCGGGCCGGCCAAGGTCGCGGTGGTCTCCTCCGGAATCTTCGGCTCGATCTCGGGATCGGCGGTCGCCAATGTGATGACGACCGGCGCCTTCACGATTCCGCTCATGAAGCGCATCGGCTACCGGCCGGCCTTCGCCGGCGCGGTGGAGGCGGTGGCCTCGACGGGCGGGCAGATCATGCCGCCGATCATGGGGGCGGCCGCCTTCGTCATGGCGGAGTTCCTCGGCGTCAGCTATCTCACCGTCGCGAGCTTCGCCATCCTGCCCGCCGTGCTCTACTATTTCGCCGTCTTCCTCGCGGTGCATCTGGAGGCGCGCCGGCTGGGCATGAAGGGCCTGCCCCGGGCCGACCTGCCGCGGCTGAAGGAGGTGCTGGTCGAGCGCGGCCATCTCTTCGGGCCGATCGTCGTCATCGTCGGCGCCCTTCTGTGGGGCTATTCCGCCCAGTTCTCCGCATTGTGCGGCATTCTCTCCGTCGTTCCGCTCGCGCTCCTGCGCAAGGGGACGCGCAAGGAGGTGACGTTCGGCCGGATCGTGGAATCGCTCGCCGACGGCGCGCGCAACGCGGTGATCGTCGCCATGGCCTGCGCGACGGCGGGCATCGTCATCGGCGTGATCGCGCAAACCGGGCTCGGGCTCACCTTCACCGGCATCGTGAAGGCGGTGTCGCAGGATTCGCTGGTCCTGGCGCTCATCCTCACCATGGTCGCCGGCATCGTGCTCGGCATGGGCATGCCGACGACGCCGGCCTATATCGTGCAGGTCGCCCTCCTCGTGCCGGCGCTCGTGCGGCTCGGCGTGCAGGTCGAGGCGGCGCATCTCTTCGTGCTCTACTTCGCCATCCTCTCGGCGATCACGCCACCGGTGGCGATTGCCGTCTACGCGGCCTGCGGCATTGCCCGCTCGCCTATCTGGGACACCAGCGTGACGGCGGTGAAGCTCGCGCTGCCGGGCTACATCATCCCGTTCATGTTCGTCTTCGGACCGTCGCTCCTGCTGATCGGCGACTGGACCACCGTGCTCCTGTCGGTGGTGACCTCCTTCTGCGGCATCGCGTTCCTCAGTGTCGGGCTCCAGGGCTATCTGGTCGGGCCGATCTCATGGCTTCCGAGGCTGATGTTCGTGGGCGCAGCCTTCGTGCTGATCAAGCCGGGCCTTGTGACCGACGCGGTCGGAGCGGCGCTCGCCATCGGCGGCGTGCTGGTCGACTACGGTATGCGGCGGATCGCGGCCTCCCGGGAGCCGCAGCAGGTGTCGGGAGGGGACCAGTGA
- a CDS encoding TAXI family TRAP transporter solute-binding subunit: MKKSLLFAMAVAVGLGTASGADAQQLRFMTGPQGGSWYPLGGAIQNMAANELGTNIIVMPGGGVANIQGVQGGQADLGFGNSISTVDAVNGRKPFDGKADNVCNLATLYPQYFQMITIDGEGVDSVADFKGRRLVTQPVGNTAEQVIRTVLDVGGMSYDDMDSVDYVSYSDGVSLMQDGNADIFTLGTTVPASSIMDLANSRKIQLVPLDDEFIAQMRERNPGFAGLTVPGGSYPNQDEDVQVVGYATHLVARCDLDPEVVKGVLEVMWKNVGDLQAIAGAMKGLTVEKMAQDNGVPMHEGAKLFYKEHGAM, from the coding sequence ATGAAGAAATCTCTTCTGTTTGCAATGGCCGTGGCCGTCGGCCTCGGCACGGCGAGCGGGGCGGACGCCCAGCAGCTCCGCTTCATGACCGGCCCGCAGGGCGGCTCGTGGTATCCGCTCGGCGGCGCGATCCAGAACATGGCGGCCAACGAGCTCGGCACCAATATCATCGTCATGCCCGGCGGCGGTGTCGCCAATATCCAGGGCGTGCAGGGCGGCCAGGCCGATCTCGGCTTCGGCAACTCGATCTCGACGGTGGATGCGGTGAACGGCCGCAAGCCGTTCGACGGCAAGGCCGACAATGTCTGCAATCTCGCGACGCTCTATCCGCAATACTTCCAGATGATCACCATTGACGGCGAGGGTGTCGACAGCGTGGCGGACTTCAAGGGGCGCCGCCTCGTGACCCAGCCCGTCGGCAACACCGCCGAGCAGGTGATCCGCACGGTGCTCGATGTGGGCGGCATGTCCTATGACGACATGGATTCGGTCGACTACGTGTCCTATTCCGACGGCGTGTCGCTGATGCAGGACGGCAATGCCGACATCTTCACGCTCGGCACCACCGTTCCGGCGTCCTCGATCATGGATCTCGCCAATTCGCGCAAGATCCAGCTCGTGCCGCTCGACGACGAGTTCATCGCCCAGATGCGCGAGCGCAATCCGGGCTTCGCCGGCCTGACGGTGCCCGGCGGCTCCTATCCCAACCAGGACGAGGATGTCCAGGTGGTCGGCTATGCCACCCATCTCGTGGCGCGCTGCGATCTCGACCCGGAGGTCGTGAAGGGCGTTCTGGAGGTGATGTGGAAGAATGTCGGCGACCTGCAGGCCATTGCCGGGGCCATGAAGGGCCTGACGGTGGAGAAGATGGCGCAGGACAACGGCGTGCCGATGCATGAAGGCGCGAAGCTCTTCTACAAGGAGCACGGCGCGATGTGA
- a CDS encoding 2-hydroxyacid dehydrogenase, which translates to MPQEIAMLASVFGQVPGLLDEFRKHFTVHLMNKPELFDPEAARRVRAIATSGGVGADASVYDRFPAAEIVASFGVGYDQVDVAEAERRGLKVTNTPGVLTEDVADLAIALLLAVSRDIVVGDAHARSGDWAAKGPMPLKRKVSGKRAGIVGLGGIGQDIARRAAAFNMDIAWTGPRPKPDQPYEYVPDPVALAERSDVLFVSCVGGPETRHLVNTQVLKALGPEGILVNVSRGSVVDEDALIAALRADGLYGAGLDVFENEPEIPQALKDDRRVVLHPHHASGTTETRRAMGLLVLDNLRAHFDGRPLPTPVVG; encoded by the coding sequence ATGCCGCAGGAAATAGCCATGCTTGCGTCCGTCTTCGGCCAGGTCCCCGGACTGCTGGACGAGTTCCGGAAGCATTTCACCGTCCACCTCATGAACAAGCCGGAGCTGTTCGACCCGGAGGCCGCCAGGCGGGTGCGCGCCATCGCGACCTCGGGCGGCGTCGGCGCCGATGCCAGCGTCTATGACCGCTTTCCCGCAGCCGAGATCGTGGCGAGCTTCGGCGTCGGCTACGACCAGGTCGACGTCGCGGAAGCCGAGCGGCGCGGCCTGAAGGTCACCAACACGCCGGGCGTGCTGACCGAGGACGTCGCGGACCTCGCCATCGCGCTGCTCCTCGCCGTCTCCCGCGATATCGTGGTGGGCGATGCCCATGCGCGAAGCGGCGACTGGGCGGCGAAGGGCCCCATGCCCCTGAAGCGCAAGGTGTCGGGCAAGCGCGCCGGCATTGTGGGGCTCGGCGGCATCGGGCAGGACATCGCCCGGCGCGCGGCGGCCTTCAACATGGACATCGCCTGGACCGGCCCGCGCCCCAAGCCCGACCAGCCCTATGAGTACGTTCCCGATCCGGTGGCCCTGGCTGAGCGCTCCGACGTGCTCTTCGTCTCCTGCGTCGGGGGCCCCGAGACGCGCCATCTCGTCAATACGCAAGTGCTGAAGGCGCTCGGGCCGGAGGGCATCCTCGTCAATGTCTCGCGCGGCTCCGTGGTCGACGAGGACGCGCTGATCGCCGCCCTTCGCGCCGACGGGCTCTACGGGGCGGGCCTCGACGTGTTCGAGAACGAGCCGGAGATCCCGCAAGCCCTCAAGGACGATCGCCGTGTCGTGCTCCATCCCCACCACGCGTCGGGCACGACAGAGACCCGGCGCGCCATGGGCCTTCTGGTGCTCGACAATCTGCGTGCCCATTTCGACGGCCGCCCCCTGCCGACGCCCGTCGTCGGCTAG
- a CDS encoding GntR family transcriptional regulator, translating to MGDTAATLAGDGDGLVRPDAPAGSLAQVTAMLEEDIVFGRLHPRERLIEEDLAERFGAKRHVVRQALVEMERLGLVERIHHRGAVVREYTPEEVEQIHAVRQLLEGKAAALIPLPVPPGAMDRLEAMQRAHADAVSRDNRRDAFRINLVFHRTLFALCGNPFLVEAIDDFAQKSHAYRSSVTIAALRRSTEHHWQILAALKSGDREALIALCQEHLVPAKDDYIAAYRARYCD from the coding sequence ATGGGCGACACCGCAGCGACATTGGCCGGAGACGGCGACGGCCTTGTCCGGCCCGACGCACCGGCCGGGTCGCTCGCGCAGGTCACCGCCATGCTGGAGGAGGATATCGTCTTCGGGCGGCTCCATCCCCGCGAGCGGCTGATCGAGGAAGACCTCGCCGAGCGTTTCGGTGCGAAGCGCCATGTGGTCCGCCAGGCGCTGGTGGAGATGGAGCGCCTCGGGCTCGTGGAGCGCATCCACCACCGCGGCGCCGTCGTGCGCGAATACACACCGGAAGAGGTGGAGCAGATCCACGCTGTCCGGCAGCTTCTGGAGGGCAAGGCGGCCGCGCTCATCCCCCTGCCCGTCCCGCCCGGCGCGATGGACCGGCTGGAGGCCATGCAGAGGGCCCATGCCGATGCGGTCTCCCGGGACAACCGGCGGGACGCCTTCCGCATCAACCTCGTCTTCCACAGGACGCTGTTCGCCCTGTGCGGCAATCCGTTTCTCGTGGAGGCCATCGACGACTTCGCCCAGAAGTCGCACGCCTACCGCTCCTCGGTGACCATCGCCGCATTGCGCCGGTCGACCGAGCATCACTGGCAGATCCTCGCCGCCCTGAAGTCCGGCGACCGCGAGGCGCTGATCGCCCTGTGCCAGGAGCATCTGGTCCCGGCCAAGGACGACTATATCGCCGCCTACCGGGCACGATATTGCGATTGA
- a CDS encoding IlvD/Edd family dehydratase yields the protein MRTMAEVQAMGSPDNGAPKGMKKGLTSYGDAEFSLFLRKAFIKGLGYTDDALDRPIIGIADTFSAYNACHATVPDLVEAVKRGVMLAGGLPVPFPTVSIHESFAHPTSMYLRNLMAMDTEEMVRAQPMDAVVLIGGCDKTVPAQLMGAASAGVPAIQLVTGPMLTGSHRGERVGACTDCRRFWARFRAGEIDADEIAGVNGQLVPTAGTCGVMGTASTVACVVEALGMMLPGGAAAPAVSSSRRRIAEMTGTQAVRLAGRGLTPDRIMTAEAFENALRVLLAIGGSTNGIVHLTAMAGRLGIAVDLDAFDRIGRETPVLVDLKPSGTHYMEDLERAGGLVAVLREIRHLLHLDCLTVTGRTLGEEIDAAPAPWPQSVVRPFSDPVYREGGMAVLRGSLAPGGAVIKQSAADAGLLSHTGRAVVFTSIEDMARRVDDENLDVTPDDILVLQSAGPKGAPGMPEAGYMPIPRKLARQGVTDMVRISDARMSGTASGTIVLHVTPESAEGGPLGLVRDGDTIRLDVPGRTLDLMVSDEELAARRAAAGAGASASRPAPERGYARLFSDTVLQADRGCDFSFLVPERTEVTPRG from the coding sequence ATGCGGACCATGGCGGAGGTGCAGGCAATGGGCAGTCCGGACAACGGCGCGCCGAAGGGCATGAAGAAGGGGCTGACGAGCTATGGCGACGCCGAATTCTCGCTCTTCCTGCGCAAGGCCTTCATCAAGGGGCTCGGCTATACGGACGATGCGCTCGACCGGCCGATCATCGGCATTGCGGACACCTTCAGCGCCTATAATGCGTGCCATGCGACGGTGCCGGATCTCGTGGAGGCGGTGAAGCGCGGGGTGATGCTGGCGGGCGGACTGCCCGTGCCGTTTCCGACGGTCTCGATCCACGAATCCTTCGCCCATCCCACCAGCATGTATCTGCGCAACCTCATGGCGATGGACACCGAGGAGATGGTCCGTGCCCAGCCCATGGACGCGGTGGTGCTGATCGGCGGCTGCGACAAGACCGTGCCGGCCCAGCTCATGGGGGCGGCGAGCGCCGGTGTGCCGGCGATCCAGCTCGTCACCGGCCCGATGCTCACCGGCAGCCATCGTGGCGAGCGTGTCGGCGCCTGCACCGACTGCCGCCGCTTCTGGGCCCGGTTCCGGGCGGGCGAGATCGATGCCGACGAGATCGCCGGGGTCAACGGCCAGCTCGTGCCGACGGCGGGGACCTGCGGCGTGATGGGCACGGCGAGCACCGTGGCCTGCGTGGTGGAGGCGCTTGGCATGATGCTGCCGGGCGGCGCGGCGGCGCCCGCTGTCTCCTCCAGCCGGCGGCGGATCGCGGAGATGACGGGAACGCAAGCCGTGCGTCTCGCCGGGCGCGGGCTCACCCCCGACCGGATCATGACGGCGGAGGCCTTCGAGAATGCGTTGCGGGTGCTGCTCGCCATTGGCGGGTCGACCAACGGCATCGTCCATCTGACGGCCATGGCCGGCCGTCTCGGCATCGCGGTCGATCTGGACGCCTTCGACAGGATCGGCCGGGAGACGCCCGTCCTTGTCGACCTCAAGCCGTCCGGCACCCACTATATGGAGGATCTGGAACGTGCGGGCGGGCTCGTCGCGGTACTGCGTGAGATCCGCCATCTGCTCCATCTCGACTGCCTGACGGTGACCGGGCGCACGCTCGGCGAGGAGATCGACGCCGCACCCGCCCCATGGCCGCAATCCGTCGTGCGGCCGTTCTCCGACCCGGTCTATCGCGAAGGCGGCATGGCCGTGCTGCGTGGCTCGCTCGCGCCGGGCGGGGCCGTCATCAAGCAGTCGGCGGCGGATGCCGGCCTTCTTTCCCATACCGGGCGCGCGGTGGTCTTCACCTCCATCGAGGACATGGCGCGCCGCGTCGACGACGAGAACCTCGACGTGACGCCCGACGACATCCTCGTTCTGCAGAGCGCGGGGCCGAAGGGTGCGCCGGGCATGCCGGAGGCGGGCTACATGCCCATTCCGCGCAAGCTCGCGCGCCAGGGGGTGACGGATATGGTGCGCATCTCCGACGCCCGCATGAGCGGCACGGCGAGCGGGACCATCGTGCTCCATGTCACCCCCGAATCGGCGGAAGGCGGGCCGCTCGGACTGGTGCGCGACGGCGATACGATCCGGCTCGACGTGCCCGGCCGCACGCTCGACCTCATGGTTTCCGACGAGGAGCTGGCGGCGCGGCGGGCGGCTGCCGGGGCGGGGGCATCCGCATCCCGTCCGGCGCCGGAGCGCGGCTATGCGAGGCTCTTCTCCGACACGGTGCTGCAGGCCGACAGGGGCTGCGATTTCTCCTTCCTCGTGCCGGAGCGCACCGAGGTCACGCCGCGCGGATGA